From Rutidosis leptorrhynchoides isolate AG116_Rl617_1_P2 chromosome 3, CSIRO_AGI_Rlap_v1, whole genome shotgun sequence, a single genomic window includes:
- the LOC139899909 gene encoding glycosyltransferase BC10-like, producing MFNTSTILSITLLLTLPLLFFYSSHILPPKHPLIPQPTDTSLSRRAILSSIHPLTESTRTNSPPKIAFLFLTNTDLHFAPLWQKFFHPKHQNLYNIYVHAYPTSAVKNPGGVFNNRFIAAKKTRRASPTLISAARRLLSAAILDDPSNYYFALVSQTCIPLHSFHYTYKTLFHDSQKPTEATRYGPLLSYIEVLSEEPQLWDRYNARGENVMLPEVPFDKFRVGSQFFILTRKHSLMVVSNDPSDLSINTSQGTVNSIPSMFTIFVYTEAFNVKRKDSKCAIVAERKTQAQS from the exons ATGTTTAACACCTCAACTATACTCTCAATAACTCTATTACTTACACTTCCACTTTTATTCTTCTATTCATCTCATATCCTCCCTCCCAAACACCCCCTAATTCCACAACCAACCGATACTTCACTTTCCCGGCGAGCCATCCTTTCTTCCATCCACCCACTCACTGAGTCAACTCGCACTAACTCACCACCCAAAATCGCTTTCTTATTTCTCACCAACACTGATCTCCACTTTGCACCTTTATGGCAGAAATTCTTTCATCCCAAACACCAAAATCTATACAATATATACGTACACGCCTACCCTACTTCCGCCGTTAAAAACCCCGGCGGCGTTTTCAACAACCGTTTCATCGCCGCCAAGAAAACCCGACGTGCTTCCCCTACCTTAATCTCCGCCGCACGACGCCTCCTTTCCGCTGCCATACTTGACGACCCTtcaaattactattttgccctCGTTTCACAAACTTGCATACCTTTACATTCCTTTCACTACACCTACAAAACCCTTTTTCATGATTCACAGAAACCCACTGAGGCAACTCGGTACGGACCTCTGCTTAGTTACATCGAAGTGTTGTCGGAAGAACCCCAGTTGTGGGACCGGTACAACGCTAGAGGTGAAAACGTGATGCTCCCGGAGGTACCGTTTGATAAGTTCCGGGTCGGGTCTCAGTTTTTCATTTTGACCCGAAAACATTCGTTAATGGTAGTTAGTAACGATCCATCTGATCTCTCAATCAATACTTCTCAAGGTACCGTTAACTCCATCCCTTCAAT GTTTACTATCTTTGTATATACTGAAGCTTTTAATGTGAAGAGAAAGGATTCGAAGTGTGCAATTGTAGCAGAAAGAAAGACCCAAGCTCAATCTTAA